The DNA sequence cttctcaTTTTCAACTTTTTGAACGGCGTGTTTGTAAAACTCTTATGTGACTTGTCAGATTAGGCCATGAATTTGGTGTCAGAGACTTTCAACTGGGTCCAAACTAATTTGACATATATTTTCTTATTGTCTTCAAAATGCAGAGGTAAAAGCAAAACACACAAGTCAATGttgcaatctttttttttaatacaaattcAATTTAGAAATATTCACATGATACAACAGGATCAAAATAACTtacatttattaaaacaaacaggTAGTTCATCACATGGGAGTGTTGCGATCAGTCAAAGTGAAGTGAAACGCTGGTGATGGAGTTACAGTCAAATGAATGACTTCTTCTGTTCCCAAGGAGTGAAGCTGATTCTAACATGAACTCAATAGTGACTGATGTGTCTGACTCATGTAAAATTTAGTCTAACTGAACCAaagtgttcttcttcttctatatGACTGCATATATGATCAATATGACCAGGGATGATAAGTCTCTCCTTTGActgcaaaacatttttaattacaataaataaaaatcgaAACAAGGTCGACCTTGTCCTTTAAAAATGGCAGCATCAAGTCACATTCAAGTTACTTCCAAACATCACAAAGCTCTGTTGCGCTCACAAAATGGAAATATTCCACAACATTTTGCAATaaaaaagcagttttttttgCTCAGGATTTAAATGTCTTTATGGAATTGAGTTTTCATTCAGGTTCCTTTTTAGCAGCGGCtagcaaaatgaaacaaatctgGTTGATAAATAGAGCAAGTGGGGCAAAAGCATCACTAAAAAAGTCTGAATAAAAGTCCTCAGAATTCCTCTTTGATGTTCAAAGGCAGGGAGGATGGAGAGACCagaccgctgctgctgctcaccatcGCCACATTGCTAGTGCCACTGTTGCTGTGAAGagcgccgccgctgccgcctcCGCCCGAAGGCGGCGTGGGCGTCGTGGTGGACGGCGCTGGCTGCTGGAGTTTCTTCTTGTTAATTTTTCGCTCTTTGGCTCGTCGATTCTGGAACCAAATCTTCACCTGGCGAACAACAAATCAGACAAGTTAATTTCTCCTCTTACATTGAGGAAAACTCTAAAAAGTAGCTAGAAAGCATCACAGCAGACCAAAAGCTAACATCCCTATGTACTCGCTTCTACTTATAACTGCCAAACAAAAAGCATTCTATAAGTTAATATGAGCAGTGCTGTCTAACACAACCTGATTCTAAATGGCTTTATTTACCTGTCTTTCGGAGAGATTTAGCGATGTCGCAAGCTCGGCCTTCCGCCTGATGGTGATGTATTTACTGTAGTggaactccttctccagctccagccgTTGGTGGTCAGTGTAGACCACCCGGTACTTGTCTTTGGTCCTGGTCTTCCCATCTGGAAACACATCAATTTTTGTTTAAAGATCAAATCGTTCACTGTTCAGTTCATCAtacgaaaaagaaaaaaaaagattctgtgAGGTGGCAGAAGCAGAGGCCTCATTTCATTAACAGTCTATTGAGTTGGGAGACTCGACGTTGGGCCTATGATTTGACTCTTTCTCGCACGGCGTTCTTGTACAGCAGTTAATCATCGGGTTGAAGCACCACCTGCTAATGGCTCCCTGACCATGTGTGTTCAAACGGAGGCCTAATTAAATGGCGGTTTATTCTCATTAACACGGCCAGATTCAATattaacaacaaacacaaacacacctacGAAGGTAATGAATCTCCTTAAACACACTCTCTGTCCAAAGTTTGAACTCAAACATTTTACTCCGAGCTGAACATCTGTCCAAACCATCCACTTTCTGCCTCATTTGTTAGGAGATAGAAACTGGCCGTTCGGCTCAATGAACCAACCAGAATGAACCTCGGTGAGCATTGAGTCACGTATGTGTTGCGGTTCAAAAATGATTGACAGGAgtgttttataaatatatatatatatatataaaaacaacaactaaataatatatatatatatatatattatttagttCAGAGTTCCGTTCAAAGTTTATATGATTAAGTGAATTTTACTCTTTTGAATTGTATAGAGATTATTAGTGAATGTAGTTAGTATCAACCacctcataataataataataataataataataataataatctgtcaCATAACATATTATGACACATAACACACAATAACCGAACGACGTAATATGTGGCCGAGCTTACTCTACATATTTAGTTTAATTTACTTTCATataatattgtttcatttaatgACTGCGTCAGTGTCCGCTATCAAAATGATTCGAGCCAAAGGCGAGTCTCTTACTCGGGTTGGAGAGCGGGGCCGAGCGTCGAATCCATTCGTACGGGTTCCGCCGCTGAGGTGACAACTGTCCCACTGAGGTGTTCAAGGACGACGGCAAGAGCGCAGGCGGCTGCCCGGTGAGTTCCGGAGGACTGAATCCCGGACTGGGTCCCCCGGGCCCGGGCACGTTGGAGGCCGCGAGGGGGCCACCTGCCGCGGCGGCGTAGTGGTGCGGCGACCACTCGTCTCGAGGAGGGGGCGGAGGGTAGGCCGGGCACCACCCGCCCGCGCCGGACCCGGCCTGCTGAACCGGGTCGTTGCTGAGGCCGTGGTGGTGGTAGCTGGTAAAGTCCGCGTACTGTGGTGGGGGCGGAACCGGGTAGTTCTGCGGGCTGATGCTGAGACCCGGGTGCCGGGTCACCGACGTCTGGTGCGCGTACATCGCGGGGTCCTTGTCCAGCGGCAGGTAACCGACGAACATGTCTCCAGGCGAGGGGGGTCCCTCAGAAGTGATCGGATCCAGACTGTTCACCTGTACTCGCGCACACCTGTCTGCTCTCTCAGTGAACCCTCTCCATCAGCGGCAAGTTTAAACTTCGGCCGTCACGTGATCCACTTTATGGTCTTGATCTCCCTCCTCCGACCGTCCTCTTCCTCTTATCATCCCGGTCTGAAACAAGAACCACCTTCCGAAACAATCGTCCCATCCGCTGGATCCGACCCGACATTTAAAAACCCCGGCGCCCCCCGGCACACCCGCCCCCTTCCTCATGTCTGTTCCCACATTAGCATCACAGTCTGCGCTGCATTTCAAAGTTCCCATCAAAGAGAAGTTACAAATGAGCTACAAACATGTCGTCCGTCAGGGTGACGCGACTCTATTCAACTGATGTTATATGAAATCTTCTCTCACCTCACGTCCGAATAAGAAGCGAAAACGGCGCGAGCCTTTCCGTCACTCAGATTCACACTCCAAACATTCCAAAATATAGTTTTGTGAGGACAAAAATAGGCTTCAAAACAACGTGTTTGTGTATTAATTGTGGGTTCTGCTCgtaccattttttttaactcaaatgAGTGAgttattaaataatttaaatagaCTTTCATGTTataaaagatttatttattcaggaaAACACTTCATAATCTCAAATGTCTCATCATCAGTTTGAAACCTTCATGGTTCCGGCCTGCAGGTCTCTTGATAGGAGCTCAGTCGTGTCACAAGTGTCCTCAATGATGAACATTACTGAAGTCCGGACAAGCCTCAGACAAGTCATCGACAGAACAAGATCTTTCACTTGAGCTGATGTTTCAGCAGCTGCAAGACAATTCCTGACATCTGTGTTCATCTAATGAGaattaaaaaggcttttcatctaAGAATGAAACCtgcaagtgtaaaaaaaaaataaaataaaaataattggcACTGAAAAATACCAGGATTGTTTTCTCTTCAAACTGACTAGCTTAAAGGTTTTCTGGTTTCGGTGCTGCACATGAACCTAATGGTGCTCAAGTCCCGCAAAAGAGTCTTTGAGTTCCAGACTCGGTGGGCTTTCACGCCCCTTTCACTGCCAAGTCCCTCTGCTACCTGTTGGACAGAAATTATCGGCTTCTTTATGGATTTATGGAGATTTATTGTCGTACGCTGATGActatttagtttagtttggtGTCGTAAAGTCACATAAAAGCCGCAATAATTCTCTTCACACTCTCCACTGCCCGTCCAAGTGCTCACTGAAGAGACCAAAAGCCTGTGGCACCTAAAAGTGCCTGTTTTCGTTTCGGGATTAAATTCCTTGTTCACAATTCATTTGGCAGCTCTGCTGTATTTTTCTGATGGTGCTTGGATGTCTTAGTGCCAGGGGCCAAAGACAAGCTGCAGAATggagatgaaaactgctctACTTGACATTGGAACATCAATAAAGGTTGTTACTCCCATCTGACATCTGActcccatctttttttttctttttgtttttttttaaccttaccTGTACCTTGTCATATGTTGTGAGTGccagttcttggaaacacacctcctggTGGAGCACCTTTTGCCGGAACCCTAAATGTAATCCTTAATTTGAGAAATTGAGGAAATAGACCCCACACGCTCAAGGATAGAAATGCACGTGCGTAAGACAGAAGTGTATTAACAGTAAGATAttcttatttatattcatttttaaaatgatactGCATTCATCCATTTATTCAATCTTCAATTTTAGCTGTGAAGAAGCTTTGCTGTGATATCCACTTTGGAGGTGAGCATGAtcttaactttttttaaatcaatgtatCTATGGGTGTCTATTGCAAAAGAACATTTGACAAGTATATATCCTGTAAAATGTTCCATGCCATGTTGTTCTGTATACTTGACtttacagttattattattattattattattattattattattattattattattattattattattattattattattattatccaagAGTTAGAATATAAAGTTATAATTAAAAAacgtatataataataataataataatgaaaagcaTCTACAGTTGCTCTCTAGTACCCAGTAAtgtgacttgaaaaaaaaatgaattaaataaaaactaaatattttaGCATTTCCCTCtttaattaatatttaaaatatcattttaatgttttgtaaAGATCCAGCCGTTTCCACTGCTGGTCTAAGGTCAgatcatgggggcagcagtcagACTGAAGAGACCCAGAACTCTTCTTAGAATCCTGCTTTAGCTCTGGAGGGTGGATAGCTACGTCATATCTCTActataaaaaaaactgtcttcATTTTACTGGCAGAGTCACAATTCACCAGTTCTCGGAAATAAATAGACGCTGTGAATGAACCAGAAGCTCATGGGTATTGAAGAAAAAGGCGTACCCCTCTGTCACCTGTCCACAGGTGATCATTAACCAGTGGACCTCATAAAATTCAGCTTTATGGAAAGTGTGATGATGGCGGCGGTCGTAAAGCTCAAAGACGATTTCGCCCTCACCGGCCTTATTGCTCAACTTGACACAGTTTGTTTGTGACGAGTTTAACCCTCTTAAATCTTAATTCTCTCGCTGCCCGCCGTCCTTGTCTGTCAGGGGAGCTGTCAATCATTGTCCTGCCCAGGGTCGAGGAAGTCTCACCTAAAAttgaggagggagagaaagaaaggagggggcagagagagagagagagagagaagccagGTTCTTCTGCCCtgaattcacacacacaactaaCAGGCTCATCCTGCAAAAGGTATATTGGGAACACATGCGTGCATGACCCGGACAGAGAGGTGAGGGTTGAAAGTTCACAGAGACCAGAGCTGATGAAGCCGTGACTGAGTTGTAAATGTCAGGTTtgcgttttctttctttttttttttttaacaatataaaataacaaaaaaaaattttaaaaaaaatccacgaCTCCTGACGTGTCCCTAAAACAAAGCCAAACTGTAGAGCTTTTGAAAAAGTCTCTCTACActacatgaataaatacatatacaaaaagcaaaacttttttttttctcaaactaCCACAGAACTAAATAATGCTGACAACACTTCcgtctttttgtgttttatagTATATGTCTTGAAGAAAAAGACGAATcaaactcagtgtgtgtgtatattctgtatatatatatgatttataAATAATTTTCCTCACGCTGTTGCGCCAAAATTGACTTCCACGTTACACCGCACTAACATAGTTTACATAACACGCACGCTTGATTGTCTATTGTCACAATCGTGTACGAAGCTTTATGACCTGGTGTTTAGAACAAGGCACCTGAGGTTACGCGAGGATTCCAGGTTCAAACAGGGTTTTAGTACCGCAGCCTCAGAGACACCTCAGCAAAAGatgttttgcttcattttgcGTTGGAGTAAAAGCGATTTGACAGACataaaaacctttttaaaagtatattgcatttagtttttttttttgttaggaTCAATATAATAATTGTCGTAATTCACGGTTTTGTTTTCCAGCGATTTGCATAACTTAGCGTAAAACTAAAGGTAACCTGTTAAATGGCTTCAAATAAGTACACAGCAGCGCAACGTTCAGCCAAACCAAAGTGTAAATCAGTTCCTCCGAACGCGGTATTATGAGTGAACAGCGCCCTCTTTAGTCCTGCAGCTGCCCTTGAGTTATACGCTTAATATAGCGACTTACATTGTTTTATGTCTACAAATACGCATCTATATATATAGTCGAAtgacgttaaaaaaaaattttcatCTGACAATTATGTGTTGATTTTAAATTTTCATTAATAACAAACGCGTCAGCGCGAAGATTTCCTGCTCCGTAACCATTAGGTGTCACTCGTGTCTTTTTTATCGCATTAgaaagtagaagaagaagtggaggcgggacagaaaacaaaatgtctgcTCCGAAAACAATCCCGAAAGATGCCCAGGTAGGTTTTTGCAACTTGTTCATGCATTATTAAGAATAAAATTATGTTGCGGTAGGACACgtgattgtatttatttctttctgAAGTACCAACCGTCAATGTGGTTGAATCCCTCCTTCACCGCAGATTGTTTGTTAGCTTAGCAACATGCTAAACTGTAACCCATCTTAAAAGAATATCTCATTTTACGATTCAGTGTTGGTTTAGTGTCCCCCGGTTAAATATCATTTGAAGTCGAAATGATATCTGAGTTTGTATCGGTGTGTGGCGGTGTTGTggctgttttttatttacagtttgtGATTGTTTTTCAGGTGATGATTCAGATCTTGAAAGATATGGGCATCACTGAGTACGAGCCGAGAGTTATTAACCAGATGTTAGAGTTCACCTACAGTGAGTACCTGTTTGATTCCCTGAAACATTCgagttttaaatgtaaaaagcaGCAGTACATAGCGCAGATGAAGCTGCCTGACTGCATCGTAAAGGCACCGTTTACGATGTGTTCTTCTAAGGGCATTACTTAAACATAAGGGCATTTTTTCTTGAATTTAGATTTCTTTACCCTCAGGAACATATAGAAGGggggtggagttactgttgctcATAAACTACAAGTTATTAATCTTAGTATTATTGGTAATACCAACGCAATTGCTCAGTTTTATGCTGATCAATATGGTGCAGGATATGTGACAAGCATAATTGAAGATGCAAAGATCTACGCAACACACGCCAAGAAATCCAACGTGGACGCAGATGACATCAAACTCGCCATCCAGTGTCGAATGGACCAATCATTCACCTCACCACCTCCACGAGATGTAAGgcctctgtgtctgtctgtgtccacGTAGCTCATTCTAAGAATGTTGTCCTTCATGTTCTAGTGTGATCATTTAGAAGACCTGCTTTTATCTTGTCTTTTATCGGCGACTGACTGAATTTCTGCGTTTCAGTTCCTGCTGGAGGTTGCCAGACAGAAGAACCAGACTCCGCTGCCACTCATCAAACCTTACAGCGGACCCCGCCTTCCTCCCGACCGCTACTGTTTAACAGCACCTAACTACCGGCTAAAGACCGTCCAGAAGAAGGTGAGCACCATCCTTTCACTTTTAGGTAGCAGTTCACACCAAGAGACCATAACGTCTGCCATCTCACAGGTGACGTCGACCGCTGGCAGAATCACAGTTCCTCGGCTCAGCGCAGTCTCCAGTCGGCCCAGTACCCCCACGttaggtttgtgtgtgttagtAATACAAAACGAAGAAGCAATGATTGTCACCATGGTTATGAAGTTGTGTTCCCCATAGTaatcattgttttatttcttcagcGACCCCTGCAGTTCAGACAGTCACCAGTAAAGTCGGAGCTCCTGTTTCTCTGACTGGTCAGCGGTTCACAGTCCAGATCCCACCGCCATCTCAGACGTCTGTCACAAAGTCAAGTAAGGAAAACATAGCGATGTCATACCCATACTTCCAAAATCCTCACACTATCTttcctgtccttcagcgacacCTTCATCCACGCCGGCCGTGTCCAACGTCCTCATCAACCCGTCTCTGATTGGCTCCAAGAACATCCTCATCACCACCAGCATGGCGTCCCAGAACTCCGGCAGCGAGTCGCTCAAGAGGAAGCACGAGGACGACGACGACTACGATGCTTTGTAACGCGACAAATGACTGAACCTGTGActccacttttttattttaatgcaacAGGTTGTGATGTTTGAAGTAAAATTGATCAAAATctaactttgttttctttttttagtctTGTCAAAGATAACATCTCAAAAACagaatttttacattttatttgaaatattatgaaaagattgatattttttattaatacagtcagttaaatagtttttttaaaaaacaaatactatatttttttattctaaattcAGTTTTCAGCTAAGTTCGACATGTAGAAGAAAATTGCACAAACACATTATCTGTTAGTTCAATTTaactttaataataaaaagagaactaaaataaaaatctcaaaataaaaaatacaagttGAAACAATAAACTCTGAAATGATTACGGGGGATAATGGTGTCGTCATGAAGGTACAGTAGAAGTTATAATAATTAGAATCAGAAGCAGAGtaatttcacttcctgtttatagACAACATAGCATCGACAGGCCGGGGCGTGGCACttcatcaaaaatattttcacacgTAGCAAAGTTACCCCACAGATGCACGACAACGTAAAGACAAGAGTCACAGCTCGTACGATTCACAGCACTGCTCGCCAAACCAGAGAAGCATGCGCGCTCGCCTTTTCTTCCCCTCATGGCGCCCGCCATGAGCCCATGTTCAGACCTAACAGTTTGGCGGTTTGTCTGAAGCgactaaaaacaaaactttacaaaaaaataagttGTCAAGCGTCAAAGAAATTCAACATTCGTCTTCCTGAATTCTGACCGTCGGGTCAGAAATATCCAAAGgataaacacaaatatatttttacagacgaattaacttttttttattttttattttaaagtccCAGTCAACTACACCCCCCATAATGCATCTGTGTTTGATAAAGCGAGAGCTTGATGGTCAGGAGACTCTCGTGCTGATTGGTCCACTTTGTCTCATTCAGCTTTTGGCAATAAATTTGGCTCGATttacttcatttatttagttgttAAGATACAAAATAACGTCACATGAGTGGGAAAATGTGCTTGTACTCATGAAAACAGAATTAAggcaataaaacaatgaaacctTTGATGATAAATATAGAGGGGAGTTCATGCAAAAAAAGAGACACACAATTTCAACTTTGAGTCAAATTATTCAGCTGATAACTGCATAAGCACTGGTTGTTATTACTGTTAAAATTTGACTTTATTCCGGTCAGAGGCATAGAATCATTGGCAACAACAGTTTGGGGAAAAAGgcacaaaaaaatgttggatttaaaaaaagcgAATGACTCAAAAGTGCGTCGCTGGATTTTAGATATGAaggagcaccacgccgacagctCCCAACTCAGAATGAGGGCAACAAGAAGAGCCCGGAGAAACGTTCCCATTTCATTTGGACAAAGTGAATTCATGCAATGAATTAAAAACTCTCAAGTGTGAACTACTTTAAAGGCTTTACTTTAAGTGACGGTTAAGAATTCCTGTGAGACAAAACCGACCAATCAGTGTGAGAGAGCGAGAATGCTGGTGAAGTAGattcctgtgtgtttgtgtgcgtgcgtgcgtgtagAAAGACGACGATCACTGAACAACCTAGGCGGCTCGACAAGAGTCTTTTCTatgtttcaaatatatattctgTTTGTACAAGTCGCTGTGGGACGGCCGACATTCAactgaatttcaaaataaaagtacgGACGAGCTCCCtacaaatgtttccattttagtAGATGGCTGTGTCACAAAATGCTGCAGACAAAGCTCCGCCtacatcagtttttttttcacccccccCAACCTCCAAAGCAAGAAACGGACGAAGAGAAAGGAAGAAGACCTGTATCGTCCAGCCGCTGGGGAATGTAACgtatgattgtgtgtgtgtgtttgtgtgtgcatgtgtgaagcAGTGACAGCTCCTAGCAGTCCTCATCCTTGTCGTCCACCACACCTTTCAGTCGCAGACGGGCGAAGTCCTCAAAGACAAAGTCGTCGTCTTGGGAGACACTGCTGTGGACAAAAAACCAAAGCCTTTGTCACGAGCAGAGTTGGAAAACTAGCTGGGTATATTCATGACTCACTTTGTGTCGAACTCTATCAAGTTGGTGTCGATGGGCGGGTCCGACTCAGGTACAGCTGCAACATACACGTCAATAGTTTAGGACGCTGCTGCATGACCTCCAGGTGTCAGTGCATATCCACCATTTACACCAAAACATTTCTCTGGAGCGTGATGGGAACACAAATGGGAGGAGGGAGGTCACCTGACTGAGGGCGCGACGCTGGCGGCTCAGCAGGCTTCGGATGCATCAAGATGAACGGAAGCTCCACCGACACGTCTCTGAAAATCACAAATGGTCAGTGGCTGAGCTGAACCCCGAGGGTTGGCTGAAGACTCACCCGCCACGCGAGACCACCAGCTTCACTTTCACCCGGTACGAGACCAGAATTCCCAAAACCTCTTTGTTTGTAACGTCCTTCACACTGAAAAAAGAGAAAGCGGAGCGTTGGCGGGGGGCGGGAGAGGGTGGGGTCAGGTGCTGCGTGTGGCATACATGGTGGATGACGCCAGGTTGGTGTCCTCGTGCTTCAGCTTGCCGTCCAGGGCCAGGCCTCTCTTCTCCCGGTTCTTGTCCAGTGTGGGGGTGAGAGTGTAAACTTTACAGAAGGTGGAACTGGACGACACCTGGTCACTGAACACCAGCAGCCAAATGTTAACTCAGCTGTGAGCGTGTGTATTTAAGCGACGATGAGAGACTTACTCGGCTTCCAGCTGGGCCACGGGACACTTGTACTGGGCAGTGCTGAACAGACAGATGTCAGCGTACTGACGCACTGGAACAGGAATTCACAGTGAATGAGTCTGGGAATGAGTCTTGGTGCGTCTGAGTGTGTTATATACCCGAGATCTTAACTCGCTTCACCGTCTTAGTGGAGTTGTTGGTGACGTGAACGTTGACACTGATGGGCTCGCCGTGATAATACAGCTGCCAGATAACCACAAGCACATGGTTGTCACGAGCGTCTTTCACAAGCGTGCGTGTGCACGTGTACCTCTTTGTCCAGCGAGGCCTCCAAGTGTAGCGATCTGTCCGACATCAGGAAGCTGCGAGTGGTTTCCACCATGGGCTGAGGGCCGGGCTTCTCTGGCGCGTACTGAACCTTCCGGATCACCAGTCGTACTGAGTTCCTGCAGACGCAATGAAAACCATGTCAATACTCTCCAACCCCCAAACATGACTCAGACACCTCGGAGGCTGGAGGAGCGGGacttctctcctgcagctctgaACTTACCTCTTATGGATCTTCTCCTCTATCGACTTGGCGCAAAACGCTCGGATCTCAAAGTCAACACCACAGGCCtgcaaacaggaagtgttgCGTGGCTTATAACACATTTCCCCTGCTGTTAGGTGACGCAGATGTCAACATTAAATAATACTAAAATGGTGTTGACTCGTGCATCTACCTTGCCAGTATCTTCCGGTCCTGGCTGTAAAGTGACTGAACAGGGAAGGTTCTGGGGAATCTGCAtggacacattaaaaaaataaataaaaaggaaaaaaaacagcactgaCTGAAGGTCCTCCAACAggcacagtcatgtgactcacagtGAAGTAGAAGGGATGGGCATGTTGACCCAGTTTCTTCAGGAGTCGCTCCTGCAAACGACTGTTGGCTTTACGCTCCTCTGGTACCGGAGGGAAAGCCTGTTCCGGAGAGGAAGGCAGAGGGCACCGTCTTGAGTCCTCACCGTCATAGAAACAATACATGACCAGATGGGGGCGCCGTGAGGCGTCTGGCTCTCAAAGTGTAAACAACACCCAGAATGAAAAAGGTTATTGATAAAAATGTTGGGGAAAAACAACcattaagaaaacaaaattcGCAATGGACGACGACAATAATAACATGAATAAAGCAGCATATTTTAGCATATTTAAGCTAAGTTAAAATAAGAAAAGCAGGTCAAGAGCAGGCCAAAGAATTTAACTGCACGGTTAATAGGATTATAATCGCGTTCACGTTTGGCTGCCACGATTAAACTAACGTCACGGCGGCGTTGTAAGAACCTCCGGGGCTTCAAACAGGATCAAACGCGAACAACCAAACTTGGAGATGGCTAGACATTTCAGACCTATTCTCACAACGAACAGTTCACAGAGGTTTCTCCTTTGACAAAACAGCATGGCTGTGTCTGACTCTGACGGATGCAACATGTCAGTAGGATGCTGTAGCAATGGACCATGGCTGGGAGAAGATGAACATACATCCAGGATAGGGAGAGAACCAAACCCACCTATACTGCAGTTGCCACATGTTATGGTCCACAACTATATTCACTAAGTCACATGCTAAATGGTTATGTGGTGAGGGAAGCAGTCACAAGAAATGTATCTGGACAAATACATCACTATTCTTTTATGTATTCAGGTTCCATTGAGTCACAGCCCATTATTGCACATTTATTCCTAAATTGTCGggtaattttatttattaatatatttatcatttaGTCCAATTTAAACCTTGTTTTGCATCCAAATAAGAATGTCCCTAACATTATGTACAATTGCGAAAACAATATGATTAAAAACACATGACTGTCAGCCTTAGCAGCAGCCAGTAAAATCCCATACTTGGAAGGTGGAGATGTAGAGATCCTTCCGGAATGACAGACCAAGAACATCCAGATCCTCTCGGCCATAACGAAATGCGCATGTTAGTGTGACAAAgactggggagaaaaaaaagtggcaaAACTTTAGTTATCTGTTACAAATCACGTTAAACCTTGTTTTAAAAAGAGAAGATTAAGTCCAGGTGCCGCTACCTTTGCGGTCTTTCAGGTACTCCGGGTCAACCAGGATCACACCATCTGGGAGCAGGACGAAAACAGGAGACGCTCAATTGCTTGACGACAAATACGTATTTGCATCTTGAAGTAGGGTTTTAACCCGCTAAGACG is a window from the Synchiropus splendidus isolate RoL2022-P1 chromosome 17, RoL_Sspl_1.0, whole genome shotgun sequence genome containing:
- the cdx1b gene encoding homeobox protein CDX-1b; translation: MFVGYLPLDKDPAMYAHQTSVTRHPGLSISPQNYPVPPPPQYADFTSYHHHGLSNDPVQQAGSGAGGWCPAYPPPPPRDEWSPHHYAAAAGGPLAASNVPGPGGPSPGFSPPELTGQPPALLPSSLNTSVGQLSPQRRNPYEWIRRSAPLSNPNGKTRTKDKYRVVYTDHQRLELEKEFHYSKYITIRRKAELATSLNLSERQVKIWFQNRRAKERKINKKKLQQPAPSTTTPTPPSGGGGSGGALHSNSGTSNVAMVSSSSGLVSPSSLPLNIKEEF
- the taf9 gene encoding transcription initiation factor TFIID subunit 9, which translates into the protein MSAPKTIPKDAQVMIQILKDMGITEYEPRVINQMLEFTYRYVTSIIEDAKIYATHAKKSNVDADDIKLAIQCRMDQSFTSPPPRDFLLEVARQKNQTPLPLIKPYSGPRLPPDRYCLTAPNYRLKTVQKKVTSTAGRITVPRLSAVSSRPSTPTLATPAVQTVTSKVGAPVSLTGQRFTVQIPPPSQTSVTKSTTPSSTPAVSNVLINPSLIGSKNILITTSMASQNSGSESLKRKHEDDDDYDAL
- the LOC128747976 gene encoding arrestin red cell isoform X2, yielding MGDKAGTRVFKKSSPNCKVTVYLGKRDFVDHLDHVDPVDGVILVDPEYLKDRKVFVTLTCAFRYGREDLDVLGLSFRKDLYISTFQAFPPVPEERKANSRLQERLLKKLGQHAHPFYFTIPQNLPCSVTLQPGPEDTGKACGVDFEIRAFCAKSIEEKIHKRNSVRLVIRKVQYAPEKPGPQPMVETTRSFLMSDRSLHLEASLDKELYYHGEPISVNVHVTNNSTKTVKRVKISVRQYADICLFSTAQYKCPVAQLEADDQVSSSSTFCKVYTLTPTLDKNREKRGLALDGKLKHEDTNLASSTIVKDVTNKEVLGILVSYRVKVKLVVSRGGDVSVELPFILMHPKPAEPPASRPQSAVPESDPPIDTNLIEFDTNVSQDDDFVFEDFARLRLKGVVDDKDEDC
- the LOC128747976 gene encoding arrestin red cell isoform X1, with translation MGDKAGTRVFKKSSPNCKVTVYLGKRDFVDHLDHVDPVDGVILVDPEYLKDRKVFVTLTCAFRYGREDLDVLGLSFRKDLYISTFQAFPPVPEERKANSRLQERLLKKLGQHAHPFYFTIPQNLPCSVTLQPGPEDTGKACGVDFEIRAFCAKSIEEKIHKRNSVRLVIRKVQYAPEKPGPQPMVETTRSFLMSDRSLHLEASLDKELYYHGEPISVNVHVTNNSTKTVKRVKISVRQYADICLFSTAQYKCPVAQLEADDQVSSSSTFCKVYTLTPTLDKNREKRGLALDGKLKHEDTNLASSTIVKDVTNKEVLGILVSYRVKVKLVVSRGGDVSVELPFILMHPKPAEPPASRPQSAVPESDPPIDTNLIEFDTNSVSQDDDFVFEDFARLRLKGVVDDKDEDC